From one Rhopalosiphum padi isolate XX-2018 chromosome 2, ASM2088224v1, whole genome shotgun sequence genomic stretch:
- the LOC132920821 gene encoding pancreatic triacylglycerol lipase isoform X1: protein MVALGMMACMTFTLFWGKNPFSATMTPRGRCEGCCPINEKEDIAFFSYSRCVCVCVCMCMLVYVMCVTYMNNPFRPKRIYIGDDVSLRRANMMHNLTTVIYVHGFTEQGNSKGAETIKKAYLHRGGVNIIIVDWSPMCAFPWYSHAVLNTRIAAKYLAKFIEYLVSRRFYLSKIHLIGFSLGAEIAGFTGKNLKIGKLPRITGLDPAFPLYMWTGKMGHLTPSDAEFVDVIHTDGGVFGFPVALGHADFFPNGGFPLQPGCSLKELAQTNLITRIMACSHDRAWEYFAESVINPTGFPSLRCLNYESFTNGTCFRDFAYSKEQKVQYMGLAVNKQIRGQFYLATKPTAPFAYNKIYKP from the exons ATGGTGGCCCTAGGCATGATGGCATGCATGACCTTCACGTTATTTTGGG GTAAAAATCCATTTTCCGCTACAATGACGCCCAGGGGTCGATGTGAAGGTTGTTGTCCAATAAACGAAAAAGAGGACATCGCTTTTTTTTCATACTcgaggtgtgtgtgtgtgtgtgtatgtatgtgtatgcTGGTGTATGTAATGTGCGTTACGTATAT GAACAACCCTTTTCGTCCGAAACGCATATATATCGGTGACGATGTTTCCCTACGCAGAGCAAATATGATGCACAATTTGACAACCGTGATCTATGTTCACGGATTTACAGAGCAGGGAAACTCCAAGGGTGCGGAGACCATAAAAAAgg CGTATTTACATCGAGGCggtgtgaatattataatagtggatTGGAGTCCTATGTGCGCATTTCCGTGGTATAGTCACGCAGTACTCAATACGCGTATAGCTGCTAAATATTTGGCTAAATTCATCGAATATTTAGTGTCGAGAAGATTTTATCTAtccaaaatacatttaattggaTTTAGTTTGGGCGCTGAAATAGCTGGGTTCACTGGCAAGAATCTTAAAATCGGAAAACTTCCACGAATCACAG GACTCGACCCGGCTTTTCCACTATATATGTGGACGGGAAAGATGGGACATTTGACGCCTTCGGACGCCGAGTTCGTGGATGTAATACATACCGATGGCGGTGTATTCGGATTTCCGGTGGCCCTAGGTCACGCTGACTTTTTCCCGAACGGAGGTTTCCCATTGCAACCAGGGTGCAGCCTCAAGGAGCTGGCGCAGACCAACCTCATAACCAGAATTA tGGCTTGCAGCCACGACCGAGCGTGGGAGTATTTTGCTGAATCCGTCATCAATCCTACTGGATTTCCTTCGTTGAGATGTTTAAACTACGAATCATTTACAAACGGCACGTGTTTCAGAGACTTCGCATACTCCAAAGAACAAAAAGTCCAATACATGGGATTAGCAGTCAACAAACA GATCAGAGGTCAATTCTACTTGGCTACCAAACCGACAGCACCGTttgcatacaataaaatatataaaccctAA
- the LOC132920821 gene encoding pancreatic triacylglycerol lipase isoform X2, whose translation MVALGMMACMTFTLFWGKNPFSATMTPRGRCEGCCPINEKEDIAFFSYSRNNPFRPKRIYIGDDVSLRRANMMHNLTTVIYVHGFTEQGNSKGAETIKKAYLHRGGVNIIIVDWSPMCAFPWYSHAVLNTRIAAKYLAKFIEYLVSRRFYLSKIHLIGFSLGAEIAGFTGKNLKIGKLPRITGLDPAFPLYMWTGKMGHLTPSDAEFVDVIHTDGGVFGFPVALGHADFFPNGGFPLQPGCSLKELAQTNLITRIMACSHDRAWEYFAESVINPTGFPSLRCLNYESFTNGTCFRDFAYSKEQKVQYMGLAVNKQIRGQFYLATKPTAPFAYNKIYKP comes from the exons ATGGTGGCCCTAGGCATGATGGCATGCATGACCTTCACGTTATTTTGGG GTAAAAATCCATTTTCCGCTACAATGACGCCCAGGGGTCGATGTGAAGGTTGTTGTCCAATAAACGAAAAAGAGGACATCGCTTTTTTTTCATACTcgag GAACAACCCTTTTCGTCCGAAACGCATATATATCGGTGACGATGTTTCCCTACGCAGAGCAAATATGATGCACAATTTGACAACCGTGATCTATGTTCACGGATTTACAGAGCAGGGAAACTCCAAGGGTGCGGAGACCATAAAAAAgg CGTATTTACATCGAGGCggtgtgaatattataatagtggatTGGAGTCCTATGTGCGCATTTCCGTGGTATAGTCACGCAGTACTCAATACGCGTATAGCTGCTAAATATTTGGCTAAATTCATCGAATATTTAGTGTCGAGAAGATTTTATCTAtccaaaatacatttaattggaTTTAGTTTGGGCGCTGAAATAGCTGGGTTCACTGGCAAGAATCTTAAAATCGGAAAACTTCCACGAATCACAG GACTCGACCCGGCTTTTCCACTATATATGTGGACGGGAAAGATGGGACATTTGACGCCTTCGGACGCCGAGTTCGTGGATGTAATACATACCGATGGCGGTGTATTCGGATTTCCGGTGGCCCTAGGTCACGCTGACTTTTTCCCGAACGGAGGTTTCCCATTGCAACCAGGGTGCAGCCTCAAGGAGCTGGCGCAGACCAACCTCATAACCAGAATTA tGGCTTGCAGCCACGACCGAGCGTGGGAGTATTTTGCTGAATCCGTCATCAATCCTACTGGATTTCCTTCGTTGAGATGTTTAAACTACGAATCATTTACAAACGGCACGTGTTTCAGAGACTTCGCATACTCCAAAGAACAAAAAGTCCAATACATGGGATTAGCAGTCAACAAACA GATCAGAGGTCAATTCTACTTGGCTACCAAACCGACAGCACCGTttgcatacaataaaatatataaaccctAA
- the LOC132920821 gene encoding pancreatic triacylglycerol lipase isoform X3 → MPINHGGPRHDGMHDLHVILGNNPFRPKRIYIGDDVSLRRANMMHNLTTVIYVHGFTEQGNSKGAETIKKAYLHRGGVNIIIVDWSPMCAFPWYSHAVLNTRIAAKYLAKFIEYLVSRRFYLSKIHLIGFSLGAEIAGFTGKNLKIGKLPRITGLDPAFPLYMWTGKMGHLTPSDAEFVDVIHTDGGVFGFPVALGHADFFPNGGFPLQPGCSLKELAQTNLITRIMACSHDRAWEYFAESVINPTGFPSLRCLNYESFTNGTCFRDFAYSKEQKVQYMGLAVNKQIRGQFYLATKPTAPFAYNKIYKP, encoded by the exons ATGCCAATTAATCATGGTGGCCCTAGGCATGATGGCATGCATGACCTTCACGTTATTTTGGG GAACAACCCTTTTCGTCCGAAACGCATATATATCGGTGACGATGTTTCCCTACGCAGAGCAAATATGATGCACAATTTGACAACCGTGATCTATGTTCACGGATTTACAGAGCAGGGAAACTCCAAGGGTGCGGAGACCATAAAAAAgg CGTATTTACATCGAGGCggtgtgaatattataatagtggatTGGAGTCCTATGTGCGCATTTCCGTGGTATAGTCACGCAGTACTCAATACGCGTATAGCTGCTAAATATTTGGCTAAATTCATCGAATATTTAGTGTCGAGAAGATTTTATCTAtccaaaatacatttaattggaTTTAGTTTGGGCGCTGAAATAGCTGGGTTCACTGGCAAGAATCTTAAAATCGGAAAACTTCCACGAATCACAG GACTCGACCCGGCTTTTCCACTATATATGTGGACGGGAAAGATGGGACATTTGACGCCTTCGGACGCCGAGTTCGTGGATGTAATACATACCGATGGCGGTGTATTCGGATTTCCGGTGGCCCTAGGTCACGCTGACTTTTTCCCGAACGGAGGTTTCCCATTGCAACCAGGGTGCAGCCTCAAGGAGCTGGCGCAGACCAACCTCATAACCAGAATTA tGGCTTGCAGCCACGACCGAGCGTGGGAGTATTTTGCTGAATCCGTCATCAATCCTACTGGATTTCCTTCGTTGAGATGTTTAAACTACGAATCATTTACAAACGGCACGTGTTTCAGAGACTTCGCATACTCCAAAGAACAAAAAGTCCAATACATGGGATTAGCAGTCAACAAACA GATCAGAGGTCAATTCTACTTGGCTACCAAACCGACAGCACCGTttgcatacaataaaatatataaaccctAA